AGGTACGTATAGCGGTTTATCTAAAACCACAGTTGCTGAACTTATTGAAGATGCTGGCGGTTTACCTCAAAAATCTTTAATTATTGCTGATGAAGTTCACACCGCAGGGGCAGAACAGTACCGCAGAATCTTAAGGGATGACTTTACCTACCGTTTGGGTTTATCCGCTACTCCCATACGTCCTCATGATGAAGAGGGAACAAATTTTGTTTTGAATTATTTTGGCAATGTTGTTTACGAGTTAGATTTAAAACGGGCTATTAAGCTAGATATTCTCTGCCAATATGAATATTATGTTTATGTTGTCACCCTAACTGATGCCGAAAACGAGGAATATCAAAACCTGACCAAAAAAATTACCAAATTACTTAGAAGCGGTAATGATCAAGTAAGGGTATCAATTAATCGCTTGACTATCGAGCGATCGCGTATTATTAAATCTGCCAATGATAAAATTAATATTCTTGATCTCATTATCCAAGATCACCCTTTAAATAAAGGCATGATCTATTGTGCCAATATCGATCAAGCAGATATGGTCTGTTATCGATTATCGCAACAAGGAATGATAGTCTCTCGCTTTACTTCCAAAGAAGATAAGCAACGCCCTCAAATATTACACGAATTTAGTCAAGGTCGTCTTGATGCGTTAGTAGCCGTTAAATGTCTTGATGAAGGTATAAACATACCTGCTGCCCAAGAAGCCATAATATTAGCTAGCGACACATCAGAACGTCAGTTTATTCAACGTAGAGGCAGAATTTTACGGAAAGCTGAAAGAAAAGAAAGGGCAACTTTGATTGATATACTTGTTGTACCACCTATAGGAGACGAACGAGTAAAATTAATTACATCTGAAGTAAAGAGAATTAAACATTTTGCCAAAACTGCTAGCAATAGAGCCTCAGTTATTACTAAGCTAGGAGATGAATTATCTCATTATGGTATTACTTATTCCGATTTAATTTAACTAGTTAAATAACTTTATGGAAGAAAAAATCAAGGAACTTGCTAAAAAATATAATATACCTGCTTTTTTATTGAAAGAAGTAATTCAGATGGAAAAAGACAAAGTAGTATTAAAAAATCGTCAGTTAGTTCCAAAAATAGCTCAACTAATTGAAAAATATTCAGAAGCATCAAATTGAACGAGGATTTGAATAAGTGACGCTACAAATAAAGAAAATCCATCTACAAAACTGGAGATGCTATGAAAATCAAATCATTGAGTTTGATTTAGATACAGATAAAAATATTTGGGTTATTTGGGGATTAAATGGCTATGGAAAAACTTCTATTTTAGAAGCTGTTTTATGGTGTCTTTACGGTAACGAAATAGTTTCGCCGAAGAGGTTAATCAAAGCCAAAGTAGATTCAGTGGAACAATCTTCAGAAAAACAAGGCTATTTTTATTTTCCTAATGTCAAAGTTAACTCTGAATTAGAATTATCGGTCAGTTTAACATTACAAAAAGAAGATCATAGTTATGTGATCGGTCGAGTGGCTAAAAGGACAAAGCGAGGACAAACTTTCTTTGCTGAAGTCTCAGAAGCTTCATTCAATTTAAACGGTAAGCTTAAAGCAGATTCAAGAGAACACATAGATTCACTATTACCTCGTTCATGTAGAGAATTCTTTTTCTTCGATGGTGAAAAAATAAAAGAGTATTCTAACATTACTCAAACGGCAGAAACTCGCAAAGCCATAGAAAGCATTTTAGGAATTCCTGAAATTATCAATCTGAAAACAGACGCTAAAAATGTTGTCAAACAGTTTGAACAAAAAATTAATCAGGCAAATTCTAGCAACAAAAAGTTACAAAATATTAATACTGAGTTATTCCAACTAACACATGAGATTGCTGCGAAAAGAGATCGACTACAAACAGAAATTGAAGAATACAACCAAGGACAGAAAATACTTGAAGATATAAATGAAAGGGCTAGTCAGATAAAAGAACTCCGAGATAAATTAAAGAAAATACAAGAATTTAAGATAAAACAACAAAGATTAAACGAACAGGTTGAAAAAACTGCTCAAGATATAGCTAAAATTTTAGAAAATGCTTCCATCCCCATGATGCGGAAATTTGTCAAGGAAATGGCAGATGATTTACAAACTAAAACTTTGACTAATACTAGAATCTCTATATCAGTTAACCAATTAAAAGAGTTGCTTCAAGCAGATATCTGTGTCTGTGGCAACTGTATTGACGAACAAGAATATAATTTTATCTCTCAACAATTAAAAAATATTAAAGAGGCAGGAATCATAACAGAAGAAAATTCTCGTATTGAGAGTTTGCGTATTGATTTGAATAGAATTTCTAAGTATCAAGTTCCAAACTTAGATCAACTGCTATTAAAACGCGATAGCCTTGAAGATGATATTGAAGAAACCAAACAAGTAATAGAAAATCTTAAGAAAGATACTAAAGGAGTATCTGAGACAGAAGCTGATGAAATTTGGCGAAAAGTTGGTCAGCAAGAAGAATATCAAAAGGAAACAGAACGAAAAATTGAACGATTGCGTAATGAAATGGAATCCTTGGAAAAGAAGCAGGATGAACTAAAAAGGCAAAAAGGAGAATTGTTAAATAGCGATCGCGAAATGTCGATGCTAAACAAACAATCTCAACTAGCCCAAGGACTCTACAATGCAGCAGATGAGTTAATCGATTGGTATACAGAAAACTGCCAACAAACTATAGAGAATCAGGCTTCACACTTTCATAAAATGGTTACAAATAAGCCAGATGAGTATGAAGGTATAGTTCTTAAAAATGGCTACAATCTACGGCTTAAACAAATCAATGGCGATATTGTTAATCCTCAATCTCTTAGCGAAGGAGAAAAACAGGCATTAGTTTTTCCTTTTATCGCAGGTCTTAATTTAGC
This sequence is a window from Pleurocapsa minor HA4230-MV1. Protein-coding genes within it:
- a CDS encoding AAA family ATPase, with translation MTLQIKKIHLQNWRCYENQIIEFDLDTDKNIWVIWGLNGYGKTSILEAVLWCLYGNEIVSPKRLIKAKVDSVEQSSEKQGYFYFPNVKVNSELELSVSLTLQKEDHSYVIGRVAKRTKRGQTFFAEVSEASFNLNGKLKADSREHIDSLLPRSCREFFFFDGEKIKEYSNITQTAETRKAIESILGIPEIINLKTDAKNVVKQFEQKINQANSSNKKLQNINTELFQLTHEIAAKRDRLQTEIEEYNQGQKILEDINERASQIKELRDKLKKIQEFKIKQQRLNEQVEKTAQDIAKILENASIPMMRKFVKEMADDLQTKTLTNTRISISVNQLKELLQADICVCGNCIDEQEYNFISQQLKNIKEAGIITEENSRIESLRIDLNRISKYQVPNLDQLLLKRDSLEDDIEETKQVIENLKKDTKGVSETEADEIWRKVGQQEEYQKETERKIERLRNEMESLEKKQDELKRQKGELLNSDREMSMLNKQSQLAQGLYNAADELIDWYTENCQQTIENQASHFHKMVTNKPDEYEGIVLKNGYNLRLKQINGDIVNPQSLSEGEKQALVFPFIAGLNLASGKAAPLMIDTPFGKLDGIHQENIVKSLPQIPSQVILLATDRDLPENILNLLRPNIVQIHKIKRLGGTKDGSVIEVEEWNV